A single window of Chitinophagales bacterium DNA harbors:
- a CDS encoding RNA methyltransferase, which produces MNAAFVVEGDKMVLELLQSNIPIQGIYALESWTQKHRSLLQSVADKVIEVNEKDLKSISNLDTPNQVLALAAVPPFEVYPSTINQFAFVLDDIQNPGNLGTIIRTADWLGMTHLFCSSTSTDAYSPKVVQASMGSLFRLQLVYTDLPTLFKRFKDVPVYGALLEGNNLFSTKFEGQGFILMGNEGQGIGDDLQSYITHPITIPKRGKAESLNVAIAASIIGAVAVLG; this is translated from the coding sequence ATGAATGCCGCTTTTGTCGTTGAAGGAGACAAAATGGTATTGGAGTTGCTGCAATCTAATATTCCGATTCAAGGTATTTATGCCTTAGAATCGTGGACACAAAAGCACCGATCTTTACTACAATCGGTAGCGGACAAAGTTATTGAAGTCAATGAGAAGGACTTGAAAAGTATCTCCAATTTGGATACACCCAATCAGGTTTTGGCTCTGGCTGCAGTACCTCCTTTTGAAGTATATCCCTCCACAATAAATCAATTTGCTTTTGTTTTAGACGATATTCAAAACCCCGGCAACTTGGGTACAATTATACGCACCGCAGATTGGCTCGGAATGACTCATCTATTTTGTTCCTCTACTTCCACAGATGCTTACAGTCCAAAAGTGGTGCAAGCAAGCATGGGATCACTCTTCAGGCTGCAATTGGTCTATACTGATCTTCCTACCTTATTCAAACGTTTTAAAGACGTGCCTGTATATGGTGCTTTGTTAGAAGGGAACAATTTGTTTTCGACTAAGTTTGAGGGGCAAGGGTTTATCTTGATGGGAAATGAAGGGCAAGGTATTGGTGATGACCTTCAATCTTATATCACTCATCCGATTACGATTCCGAAAAGAGGCAAAGCGGAGTCGCTCAATGTCGCCATTGCAGCGAGCATTATTGGGGCGGTGGCGGTGTTGGGGTAA